The DNA sequence CGCCACGGGCTTGCCATAATGCGCCGCAACCGCGCTGGAGAGTGCGACCAGCAGCAGGAAGGGGAAGATGCCCGCTTCCACTGCGAGCGACCCCAGCGCGACCTGCTTCGCGCCGAGAACCCCCGCGATGCACACCATCCCGCCATAGAACACGGTGAACAGAAACAGGGCTTTCGGAAGGGTGCCGGGAAGGGCGTGAGGCGGTTCATGGCCGGGCATTGTCTGAGGATCCATCGGGAGGTGCCTGCGGGGCTGCAAAGTGACAGTAGGAAGAAGCGTGCTTGAGCGCACTCTGCTTTTGCTTCAATAACCTCGCCATCGCCCTTTTTGGACTTTCCCCATTTTCCTCGCTTGATGGCTCAATCGCTCACCAGCCTGCTCGGCATTCTCGCGATCCTTGCGATCGCCTTCCTGCTTTCGGCCGACCGCCGGAACATCCGCCCGCGCGTGGTGCTGGCGGCCTTTGCGCTGCAAGCGGGGATGGCGCTGCTGGTCCTGCGCGTGCCGTGGGGCCGGATCGCCATCCGCACGCTGGCGGAAGGGGTGTCGGCGCTGCTCTCCTACGCCAATGTCGGCACGGAATTTCTCTTCGGCCCGGCCGAAAGCAATCCGCTGGCGAACAGCTTCGCGATCTCTGCGCTGCCGGTGATCGTCTTCTTCGCGGCGCTGGTGTCGATTCTCTATTATCTCGGGATCATGCAGCGCGTGGTGCGCTGGGTGGGCGGGGCGATCGGCTGGCTCACCGGCATCAGCCGGGTGGAATCGCTGGGTGCGGCGGCCAATATCTTCGTCGGCCAGTCGGAAAGCCCGCTGGTGGTGCGCCCCTATCTCGCCATGCTGGCGCCATCGCAGCTGTTCACCATCATGGCGGTGGGGATGGCGGGCGTCGCGGGCACCATCCTGGCAGCCTATGCCGGGGTGCTGGGCCCGGATTACCTGCCCTATCTGCTCGCCGCCACCTTCATGTCCGCGCCGGGCGGCATTCTGATGGCCAAGATCATCATGCCTGACGCGCCGGGCGCGAAGGTGGAAGAATCGGGCGAGATCCTGCTGCCGCATGCGCGCATCAGCGCGGAAGGCCCCGCCGCGCTGACCGAAGGGGATAAGCCGCATGAAGTGGTGATCGCGGAAACCTTCGAAGATGGGAAGGTGCCCGCCAATCTGATCGAGGCGGCCGCGCAGGGTGCGCAGACGGGCGTGAAGCTGGCCGCCGCGGTGGGCGCGATGGTGCTGGCTTTCGTGGCGCTGGTGGCGCTCGCGAACGGTCTGCTGGGCGCGGTGGGGGGCTGGTTCGGCTATGGCGAACTGTCGTTCCAGCAGATCCTCGGCTGGATATTCTCGCCCGTGATGTATCTGATCGGCGTGCCGTGGGACGAAGCGGGGCGCGCCGGCGGACTGTTCGGCACCAAGGTGGTGCTGAACGAATTCGTCGCCTTCCTCGAACTCGACAGCATGGATGCGAGTATGCTGGGCGACCGGTCGCGCGCCATCGTGACCTTTGCTCTGTGCGGCTTCGCCAATTTCAGCTCGATTGCGATCCAGATGGCGGTGACCGGCGGGCTGGCGCCCAGCCAGCGCCCGGTGATTGCGCGACTCGGCCTGCGGGCGCTGGCGGCGGGATCGCTGGCCAATCTGATGAGCGCGGCTCTGGCGGGGCTGTTCCTGCCGGTGTAAGCGGCCCGCATGTCCGAAGTCGCATCCGTTTCGCTCGCCCGTCCCCTGGCCGATCTCTCCGGCGAACTGGGCCGATCCTTCACCGAATATGGCTTCGCCATCGTGCGCGATCACGCCATCTCGCCCGAATTGATCGACCGGGCCTGGCGCAAGAGCCAGGCGTTCTTCGCCCTGCCGGAGGAGGTGAAGCGGAGCTATCACATCTCCGGGATGGGCGGCGCGCGGGGATACACGCCTTTCGGCACCGAAAAGGCGAAGGATGCCCAGCTGCGCGACCTGAAGGAGTTCTGGCATGTGGGCCGCAGCCTGCCGCCGGGCGACCCGCTGGAACAGTTCATGCCGCCTAATGTCTGGCCGGACGAGGTAGAGGGCTTTCGCGAGACGTTTGAGGAGCTGTTCCTGGCCTTCGAAACCACGGGGCGGCGGATCCTGGCTGCCATTGCCCTGCATCTGGGCCTTCCCGAAGCCTTCTTCGATCCGACGGTGGAAGACGGCAATTCGGTGCTGCGCCTGCTGCATTATCCGCCCGTAGCCGAATCGCAGGACGGGGCAATCCGCGCCGCCGCGCATGAGGACATCAACACCATCACCCTGCTGCTGGGGGCAGAGGAAAGCGGGCTGCAACTGCTCTCTCGCGAGGGGGAATGGATCGCCGTGGCGCCGCCGGAAGGCGCGCTGGCGGTAAACATCGGGGACATGCTGCAGCGCCTGACCAATGGCGTGATGCGCTCGACCACGCACCGGGTGGTGAACCCGGTCGGCGCAGCGGCGCGGCGCGCGCGCTATTCCATGCCGTTCTTCCTGCATTTCCGGCCAGATTTCGAAATCCGGGCGCTTGCCGGCTGCGTGGAGCCCGGGCGCGAGGCGGAGGTCGAGCCGCCGATTTCTGCGCATGACTATCTCATGCAGCGGCTGAGAGAGATAAACCTGGCGTGAAGGCTGCGCCGCGCTGCACAAACTTCTCTCAGGCTGTTGCAATGCAGCAACATTTGGCAATTTTCGCTTATAATTCAGGTATGTAAATAAGGAGAAATGGCGCTCAAGGCGGGTTGGTTACGGGTGTAACGGCACTGTCATGCACATGACACGGTTGTGTCTTTCGGGGTTCCTACCGCAGTTGCGAATTCAGGGAATCAAGTGAGGAACCCGACCCATGAAATTGAAGTATCTCCTGGCGGCCAGCACGCTCGGACTGTCCACGGCCGTGATCCTGCCCGCGCCCGTGATGGCGCAGCAGATCACCTCCGGGGTGGAAGGCCGCGTGCTGGACGACGCCGGTATGCCGATCGCCGGCGCCACCGCCACGGTCACGGATACGCGGACGGGTGCCACGCGCACGCTCACCACGAGCAGTTCCGGCACCTTCGTTGCGACCAACCTCGTAACCGGCGGCCCCTACACGGTGAGCGTTACGGCCGATGGCTATGAAGGCCAGACGCTTTCCGACCTCAATCTGACGCTGCAGGGCAACACCAGCCTCAACTTCAGCCTGTCCGCCGGCGGCGGGGAAATCGTGGTCAACGCCGCGCGCGTGCAGGTGACTCAGCTCGCCGTAGGCCCCGGGACATCCTTCACGCAGGACGTGATCGAAAACGCCCCGACCTTTAATCGCGACGTGCGGGACATCATTCGCATCGATCCGCGTGTCAGCCTCGATCGCGACGATGGCGGTTCCGGCCAGGACCGCATCTCCTGCCTTGGGGGTAACGACCGCGGCAATGCCTTCACCGTGGACGGCATCAGCCAGGGCGACATCTACGGCCTGAACGACACGGGCTTCTCCTCGCGCAGCTCCACGCCGATTCCCTATGACGCGGTGCGTGAAACGCAGGTGCAGTTCGCCCCGTTCGACGTGGACTACAGCAACTTCACGGGCTGCGCGATCAACGTTGTCACCCGCTCCGGCTCCAACGAGATCCACGGCGGCGCCTTCTACGAATATTCGGACGACGGCATGCGCGGCAACACGGTGAAGG is a window from the Altererythrobacter sp. B11 genome containing:
- a CDS encoding NupC/NupG family nucleoside CNT transporter — protein: MAQSLTSLLGILAILAIAFLLSADRRNIRPRVVLAAFALQAGMALLVLRVPWGRIAIRTLAEGVSALLSYANVGTEFLFGPAESNPLANSFAISALPVIVFFAALVSILYYLGIMQRVVRWVGGAIGWLTGISRVESLGAAANIFVGQSESPLVVRPYLAMLAPSQLFTIMAVGMAGVAGTILAAYAGVLGPDYLPYLLAATFMSAPGGILMAKIIMPDAPGAKVEESGEILLPHARISAEGPAALTEGDKPHEVVIAETFEDGKVPANLIEAAAQGAQTGVKLAAAVGAMVLAFVALVALANGLLGAVGGWFGYGELSFQQILGWIFSPVMYLIGVPWDEAGRAGGLFGTKVVLNEFVAFLELDSMDASMLGDRSRAIVTFALCGFANFSSIAIQMAVTGGLAPSQRPVIARLGLRALAAGSLANLMSAALAGLFLPV
- a CDS encoding isopenicillin N synthase family dioxygenase, producing the protein MSEVASVSLARPLADLSGELGRSFTEYGFAIVRDHAISPELIDRAWRKSQAFFALPEEVKRSYHISGMGGARGYTPFGTEKAKDAQLRDLKEFWHVGRSLPPGDPLEQFMPPNVWPDEVEGFRETFEELFLAFETTGRRILAAIALHLGLPEAFFDPTVEDGNSVLRLLHYPPVAESQDGAIRAAAHEDINTITLLLGAEESGLQLLSREGEWIAVAPPEGALAVNIGDMLQRLTNGVMRSTTHRVVNPVGAAARRARYSMPFFLHFRPDFEIRALAGCVEPGREAEVEPPISAHDYLMQRLREINLA